A region of bacterium DNA encodes the following proteins:
- a CDS encoding ABC-2 transporter permease, with translation MSWLASDGAMVRRLVVKDWQVYQKQLYGYLAGMAVALGLVATGIGPAQAAGSLLLLVLLLVVGTYAIQSSIMAERKQQTVPFIMSLPVTPMDVYWGKLLANLVIYLVPFAVVTGGLIALVLTKPLIPDGVVPWVAVVAGFMLVVFCVSLCVAIAVESEGWNVFGMLVMMTLVGPFIWWVGMFEGIRSYMRGDVIVWNGASLGLLGAEAAVIVVAVLVTSWGHARKRAFL, from the coding sequence ATGAGCTGGCTCGCATCCGATGGGGCGATGGTCCGCCGCCTGGTCGTCAAGGACTGGCAGGTCTACCAGAAGCAGTTGTACGGCTACCTGGCGGGGATGGCGGTGGCGCTGGGGCTGGTCGCCACCGGCATCGGCCCGGCGCAGGCTGCCGGCTCGCTGCTGCTGTTGGTGCTGCTGTTGGTCGTGGGCACGTACGCCATCCAGTCCTCGATCATGGCCGAGCGCAAGCAGCAGACTGTGCCGTTCATCATGAGCCTGCCGGTCACTCCGATGGACGTGTACTGGGGCAAGCTGCTGGCGAACCTTGTCATCTACCTGGTGCCGTTCGCCGTGGTGACCGGCGGGTTGATCGCGCTGGTGTTGACCAAGCCGCTGATCCCCGACGGCGTCGTGCCCTGGGTGGCGGTGGTCGCGGGGTTCATGCTGGTGGTGTTCTGCGTCTCGCTGTGCGTGGCCATCGCGGTGGAGTCCGAGGGGTGGAACGTGTTCGGGATGCTGGTGATGATGACGCTCGTCGGGCCGTTCATCTGGTGGGTGGGGATGTTCGAGGGGATTCGTTCGTACATGCGGGGCGATGTAATCGTGTGGAACGGGGCTTCGTTGGGGTTGCTGGGAGCCGAGGCGGCCGTGATCGTCGTGGCGGTGCTGGTGACCAGTTGGGGGCATGCGCGGAAGAGGGCGTTTTTGTAG
- a CDS encoding helix-turn-helix domain-containing protein, with product MSQFGEKCREARLALGMGLRRFCVENSLDPALISKIERGRIKLPGDEFREKLADALQLTGADRVAFLDLGHVESGTIPPDLLSDERAVELLPAVMRSIRSEQVGDETIDKLMEIIKRS from the coding sequence ATGTCGCAATTCGGCGAGAAATGCAGGGAGGCGCGACTTGCCCTAGGGATGGGGCTACGGCGGTTCTGCGTTGAGAACAGCCTGGATCCGGCGCTCATCAGCAAGATCGAACGAGGGCGCATCAAGCTGCCGGGGGACGAGTTCCGGGAGAAGCTCGCAGACGCCCTTCAGTTGACCGGAGCAGACCGGGTCGCATTTCTCGACCTGGGCCACGTCGAGTCCGGGACGATTCCCCCCGATCTTCTTTCGGATGAAAGAGCAGTCGAATTGCTTCCGGCAGTCATGCGGAGTATCAGGAGCGAGCAGGTCGGCGACGAGACGATCGACAAGTTGATGGAGATCATCAAGAGGTCGTGA
- a CDS encoding ImmA/IrrE family metallo-endopeptidase, with amino-acid sequence MDSINAPWIRKEAIYARAEALLDEHGLGNDPVEADYILETVFGAEIVVAEDLFRTTSVHAFVAGGCRQVFVDYETTVRDPAWYNYSLAHEVGHLVLHPQVFEAATHKTRAEFDAFRRKIGQDTYSKLEQQAHLFAGALIAPAQLLERTADEVIATVRSHGIELTPMLDVDWPIIFREIGKRLNVNDRTIAYRMEDLGIYRKYI; translated from the coding sequence ATGGATTCGATCAATGCGCCGTGGATCCGCAAGGAAGCCATCTATGCGCGCGCTGAAGCACTGCTCGACGAACATGGCCTCGGCAATGATCCTGTCGAGGCCGACTACATTCTTGAAACGGTTTTCGGAGCTGAGATCGTCGTTGCCGAAGACCTCTTTCGGACAACGTCGGTGCACGCTTTCGTGGCCGGCGGCTGCAGGCAAGTGTTCGTTGACTACGAAACAACGGTCCGCGATCCTGCATGGTACAACTACTCGCTGGCCCACGAGGTCGGTCATCTTGTTCTGCACCCGCAGGTCTTTGAGGCCGCTACGCACAAGACTCGAGCAGAATTCGACGCATTCAGGCGGAAGATCGGCCAGGACACATATAGCAAGCTGGAACAGCAGGCGCACTTGTTCGCCGGCGCTCTGATCGCTCCGGCGCAACTGCTTGAGCGAACCGCCGATGAAGTCATCGCCACAGTGCGGTCGCACGGCATCGAATTGACCCCAATGCTTGATGTCGATTGGCCCATCATCTTCAGGGAGATTGGAAAACGGTTGAATGTGAACGATCGCACCATTGCCTATCGCATGGAAGACCTTGGGATCTACCGCAAGTACATCTGA
- a CDS encoding GntR family transcriptional regulator — protein sequence MHSELYLSPHSSKPMYAQIVEQVVAKVMGGQWRAGQALPSIRELAAGSKVSVITVKRAYLELERAGVIVTRQGKGSFVAEELDVTRSLAAGAFQAQLQGLMEAGRKLGLGPQDIVERVEQELAQPWTETEE from the coding sequence ATGCATAGCGAACTGTACCTCTCCCCGCACTCCAGCAAGCCCATGTACGCCCAGATCGTGGAGCAGGTCGTGGCCAAGGTGATGGGCGGGCAATGGCGGGCCGGGCAGGCGCTGCCCTCGATCCGCGAGCTGGCCGCCGGCAGCAAAGTCAGCGTGATCACGGTCAAGCGGGCGTACCTCGAGCTGGAGCGGGCGGGCGTGATCGTCACCCGGCAGGGGAAGGGCTCATTCGTGGCCGAAGAACTGGATGTGACGCGGTCTCTGGCGGCCGGCGCGTTCCAGGCGCAGCTGCAAGGGCTCATGGAGGCCGGGCGGAAGCTGGGCCTGGGGCCGCAGGACATCGTCGAGCGGGTCGAGCAGGAGCTGGCCCAGCCGTGGACCGAAACCGAAGAATGA
- a CDS encoding phosphoribosylanthranilate isomerase: MARTRLKVCCIQSVDEARMAIAAGADALGLVSAMPSGPGVISEELIAEIAAGVSPPVATFLLTALVEPDAIVAQWGRCRTTAIQIVSPLVAPAQVLGAVRAQLPWVRLVPVVHVEGDEAIAEARGLAAAGADALLLDSGRPSAGVPELGGTGRVHDWGVSRRLVEAVAPVPVFLAGGMRADNVAEAIRAVRPFGVDVCSGVRTVGCLDLEELGKLAVGTTVRNLGDDRC; the protein is encoded by the coding sequence ATGGCGCGCACCCGGCTGAAGGTGTGCTGCATCCAGAGCGTGGACGAAGCGCGGATGGCCATTGCGGCGGGCGCTGATGCGCTGGGGCTTGTTTCGGCGATGCCGAGTGGGCCTGGGGTGATCAGCGAAGAGTTGATAGCAGAGATAGCGGCCGGCGTGTCACCGCCGGTCGCTACTTTTTTGCTCACTGCTTTGGTGGAGCCGGACGCCATCGTGGCGCAGTGGGGACGGTGTCGGACGACCGCTATTCAGATCGTTTCGCCGTTGGTTGCGCCGGCGCAAGTGCTTGGGGCGGTTCGGGCGCAGTTGCCTTGGGTTAGGTTGGTGCCGGTGGTGCATGTGGAGGGGGACGAGGCGATTGCCGAAGCTCGGGGGCTGGCGGCGGCGGGGGCGGATGCGTTGTTGTTGGATTCTGGGAGGCCGTCGGCTGGGGTTCCGGAGCTTGGCGGAACTGGTCGCGTGCATGATTGGGGGGTTAGTCGGCGGCTTGTTGAGGCGGTGGCGCCGGTGCCGGTGTTTTTGGCTGGGGGGATGAGGGCGGATAATGTCGCGGAGGCTATTCGCGCGGTGCGGCCGTTTGGGGTGGATGTTTGTAGTGGGGTGAGGACTGTGGGGTGTTTGGACCTAGAGGAGCTGGGGAAACTGGCGGTGGGTACAACAGTTAGAAATTTGGGGGACGATCGATGTTAG
- a CDS encoding 2'-5' RNA ligase family protein gives MTTRIQWSPYLPEPEASQVEPVRRLLDPVQSSLIPAHVTLCREDELALVDTDLLESRLADARVECVTLHFGKPEVFHGHGILLPCIAGEEAFHALRVHLLGSPAIRRQVPHLTLAHPRNPKSAGNCLANANLLPAMGAVHFTRVSIIEQAGAAPWRVLRTYEIQETKRDNSTHRPALRAAIDAGCEKRGPLGN, from the coding sequence GTGACGACGCGCATTCAATGGAGCCCGTACCTGCCAGAACCCGAGGCCAGCCAGGTCGAGCCTGTGCGCCGGCTTCTCGACCCGGTTCAAAGCAGCCTCATTCCCGCGCACGTGACATTGTGCCGGGAAGATGAGCTTGCCCTCGTAGACACCGACCTGCTCGAGTCCCGTCTTGCCGACGCCAGGGTAGAGTGCGTAACCCTCCATTTCGGCAAGCCGGAGGTCTTTCACGGGCACGGCATCCTCCTGCCCTGTATCGCCGGGGAAGAGGCCTTCCACGCGCTGAGGGTGCACCTGCTCGGTTCCCCGGCCATCAGGCGCCAGGTGCCGCACCTCACGCTGGCGCATCCGCGCAACCCGAAGTCGGCGGGAAACTGCCTGGCAAACGCGAACCTGCTGCCGGCCATGGGCGCCGTCCATTTCACCCGTGTCTCGATCATTGAGCAAGCAGGCGCCGCGCCCTGGCGCGTGCTGCGAACGTATGAGATCCAGGAGACGAAGCGTGACAACAGCACGCATCGACCGGCTCTTCGCGCCGCCATTGATGCCGGGTGCGAGAAACGCGGGCCGCTCGGCAACTGA
- a CDS encoding ABC transporter ATP-binding protein → MDVAIALKGVRKQYDGFALRDIDLTLPTGQVMGLVGINGAGKSTLLRMLMGLVRADGGEVEVLGQRLPQAQVAVKREIGYASDDMRLYPGQPLRWHMDLVSGIYDGWDEAYAQDLLKRFDLRPQQKMGGFSHGQRVKALLLLVFARHPRLLLLDEPTTGLDPVARGEVIAAVADVLGDEQRSVLFSSHNTADIEQIADSITFLHGGEVVMSRDKESFLDSWRRIICHGTWTDALRDLPGVFVARGGSPLIELKTGAFDASTLPALQALGLTVSSVEPMPLEDIFVTTVQGGNYA, encoded by the coding sequence ATGGATGTGGCGATCGCGCTGAAGGGCGTGCGCAAGCAATACGACGGGTTCGCCCTGCGCGACATCGACCTCACGCTGCCGACCGGGCAGGTGATGGGGCTGGTCGGCATCAACGGAGCCGGCAAGTCGACGCTGCTGCGGATGCTGATGGGGCTGGTGCGCGCCGACGGCGGCGAGGTCGAGGTGCTCGGGCAGCGACTGCCGCAGGCGCAGGTCGCGGTGAAGCGGGAGATCGGCTACGCGTCGGACGACATGCGCCTGTACCCCGGCCAGCCGCTGCGCTGGCACATGGACCTGGTCAGCGGCATCTACGACGGCTGGGACGAGGCCTACGCGCAGGACCTGCTGAAGCGGTTCGACCTGCGGCCGCAGCAGAAGATGGGCGGGTTCTCGCACGGGCAGCGCGTCAAGGCGCTGCTTCTGCTGGTATTCGCGCGGCATCCGCGACTGCTGCTGCTGGACGAGCCGACCACGGGGCTGGACCCGGTCGCACGCGGCGAAGTGATCGCGGCGGTGGCCGACGTGCTGGGCGATGAGCAGCGCTCGGTCCTGTTCTCGTCGCACAACACGGCGGACATCGAACAGATCGCCGACTCGATCACGTTCCTGCACGGCGGCGAGGTGGTGATGTCGCGCGACAAGGAGTCGTTCCTGGACAGCTGGCGGCGCATCATCTGCCATGGCACCTGGACCGACGCGCTGCGCGACCTGCCGGGCGTGTTCGTGGCTCGCGGCGGCTCGCCGCTGATCGAGCTAAAGACCGGCGCCTTCGACGCCTCTACCCTGCCCGCGCTGCAGGCGCTGGGGCTCACCGTGAGTTCCGTCGAGCCGATGCCCCTCGAGGACATCTTCGTGACCACTGTCCAGGGAGGCAACTACGCATGA
- a CDS encoding transglutaminase family protein, which yields MLKRSHLRRARGAIAAHHVTVIAMLLIIAPTCRLSAQELAFDPNHMPDGWSIEREIVAPEADLPKFETKFGAKLTKVRNQSMNVRGMHLLVNSITTQSEVDAVRVAQILLGGRDPVFVARKGSTVVEFANMGVLAAQACRNAMGLSQEAATVWQVSFRVACVETLDYMEASRVFNLCLAADRDPQDARAQATIDSLIVDWTFGNSIALRAPGPGFDVEYSIEPAPTEMIEHDGVIRYRFADLPAVHGMPSVFVTATIRVGDRYSPVDGQPGEDAAAPRWQLEDKSAADLARHLASGGKSDRERLGAVLTYVRQRIADGGSVTGSRYGVAQTFLQGYGHCWDKSDALVAMCRAAGLRARETAGWVGTVNSGHVWAEVYLSGEGWLPVDATCSWLGVSADYIPWFATDDGEMPVVYLDLPKVKRM from the coding sequence ATGTTGAAGAGATCACATCTCAGACGCGCGCGCGGCGCCATTGCCGCACATCACGTGACCGTCATCGCGATGCTGCTCATCATTGCACCAACATGCCGTCTGTCCGCCCAGGAACTTGCATTTGATCCCAATCACATGCCGGACGGCTGGTCCATTGAGCGAGAAATCGTGGCGCCAGAAGCCGATTTGCCCAAGTTTGAAACCAAATTTGGCGCCAAATTGACCAAGGTCCGCAATCAGTCCATGAACGTGCGGGGCATGCACCTCCTGGTAAACTCGATTACGACGCAGAGCGAAGTTGACGCCGTGCGGGTCGCGCAGATCCTCCTCGGTGGACGGGATCCCGTGTTTGTGGCGCGAAAGGGAAGCACCGTCGTCGAATTCGCCAATATGGGCGTTCTGGCGGCGCAGGCGTGCCGCAACGCCATGGGGCTATCGCAGGAAGCCGCGACCGTATGGCAGGTGTCATTTCGCGTTGCCTGTGTAGAGACACTTGATTACATGGAAGCGAGCCGAGTGTTCAACCTCTGCCTCGCTGCTGATCGCGATCCACAGGATGCGCGCGCACAGGCGACCATCGATTCGCTAATCGTTGATTGGACGTTTGGCAATTCGATCGCATTGCGCGCCCCGGGCCCCGGCTTTGACGTAGAGTACAGCATCGAGCCTGCGCCGACGGAAATGATCGAGCACGATGGCGTGATTCGATACCGATTTGCGGACCTGCCGGCTGTGCACGGCATGCCGTCCGTTTTCGTGACTGCGACCATTCGTGTCGGTGATCGCTACAGCCCGGTCGATGGGCAGCCAGGGGAGGACGCGGCTGCTCCTCGCTGGCAACTCGAGGACAAATCGGCGGCGGATCTGGCCCGTCATCTGGCGAGCGGCGGGAAGTCGGATCGGGAGCGGTTGGGAGCGGTCCTAACCTACGTCCGGCAGCGAATTGCGGATGGCGGCTCGGTAACCGGCAGTCGGTACGGAGTTGCGCAGACCTTCTTGCAAGGATACGGTCACTGTTGGGACAAGAGCGACGCACTTGTGGCCATGTGCCGGGCGGCGGGTCTGCGGGCCCGGGAGACAGCCGGCTGGGTCGGCACCGTCAATTCGGGCCATGTATGGGCTGAGGTCTACTTGAGCGGCGAAGGCTGGCTGCCAGTAGACGCGACGTGTTCTTGGCTCGGCGTGTCGGCCGACTACATTCCCTGGTTTGCCACTGACGACGGTGAGATGCCGGTTGTCTATCTTGATCTGCCAAAGGTCAAACGGATGTAG
- a CDS encoding helix-turn-helix transcriptional regulator, producing the protein MIEFPTYPKHLIQGREESQRILFYCPRAETNTTELCLALFGSQILMHRMQDGESTEAMAAASLNFVYAAETPDALRAALVGPTSQAGAPMLVARKSNVVKAARMVTEFLNSVTAGHPGSAHPQAEKPSGTALDTGPHTIPGDEDLWSENLPEIVLVDEQGNIIRASHTLQDYRAEYACRYVLAHFHENINRDKMAEMVNLSPGYFSNLFRQEVGMSFSDYLIQVRVENAKSLLRRFDLSVDAISKRCGFHSLAHFSRTFKDRCGMSPLKFRKSPHPVA; encoded by the coding sequence GTGATCGAGTTTCCGACTTATCCGAAGCATCTCATCCAGGGACGAGAGGAGAGCCAGCGGATCCTGTTCTATTGTCCGCGGGCTGAAACCAACACGACGGAGCTGTGCCTGGCGCTGTTCGGGTCGCAGATCCTCATGCACCGCATGCAGGATGGCGAGTCGACCGAGGCCATGGCCGCCGCTTCGTTGAACTTCGTGTACGCCGCCGAGACGCCCGATGCGCTGCGGGCTGCCCTCGTCGGACCGACCTCACAGGCTGGCGCCCCGATGCTGGTGGCGCGCAAGTCGAATGTCGTCAAAGCGGCCCGCATGGTGACGGAGTTCCTCAATTCCGTGACGGCCGGCCATCCTGGAAGCGCTCATCCGCAGGCCGAGAAGCCGAGCGGGACGGCGCTGGACACGGGCCCGCACACCATCCCCGGCGACGAGGATCTGTGGAGTGAAAACCTGCCCGAGATCGTGCTGGTCGATGAGCAGGGCAACATCATCCGCGCATCCCACACGTTGCAGGATTACCGGGCCGAGTACGCGTGCCGCTATGTGCTGGCGCATTTCCACGAGAACATCAACCGCGACAAGATGGCCGAGATGGTCAACCTGTCGCCGGGTTACTTCTCGAACCTGTTCCGGCAGGAAGTGGGGATGAGCTTCAGCGACTACCTGATCCAGGTGCGCGTCGAGAACGCGAAGAGCCTGCTGCGCCGCTTCGACCTCTCGGTCGATGCGATCAGCAAGCGCTGCGGCTTCCACAGCCTGGCGCACTTTTCGCGGACGTTCAAGGACCGTTGCGGGATGTCTCCCCTGAAGTTCCGTAAGAGCCCGCATCCGGTGGCGTGA
- a CDS encoding SRPBCC family protein, whose translation MNDRIEKQIEIAAPVARVWKALTDHTEFGQWFRVKLDAPFTPGQTTRGNITYPGYEHLIFEAAVQKMEAPRFFSYTWHPYPSEPGVDYSKETPTLVEFTLTEKGRGTLLTVVESGFDRIPAHRRDEAFRMNEGGWAEQMRNIAAHVTASK comes from the coding sequence ATGAACGATAGAATCGAGAAGCAGATCGAGATCGCGGCGCCCGTGGCGCGCGTCTGGAAGGCCCTGACCGATCACACGGAGTTCGGGCAGTGGTTCCGCGTGAAGCTGGATGCGCCCTTCACGCCGGGCCAAACCACCCGCGGCAACATCACCTATCCCGGCTACGAGCACCTGATTTTCGAAGCCGCCGTCCAGAAGATGGAGGCGCCACGGTTCTTCTCGTACACCTGGCACCCCTATCCGAGCGAACCCGGTGTCGACTACTCGAAGGAAACGCCCACCCTGGTCGAGTTCACGCTCACCGAGAAGGGCCGCGGCACGCTCCTGACCGTAGTCGAATCGGGCTTCGACCGGATCCCGGCCCACCGCCGCGACGAAGCATTCCGCATGAACGAAGGCGGCTGGGCAGAGCAGATGAGGAACATTGCCGCACATGTCACCGCAAGCAAGTAG
- a CDS encoding nucleotidyltransferase family protein, with protein sequence MDRQRALELLTASKPVLQERFGVTRLALFGSTARDSATSASDVDVLVTFEGPATSKRYFGVQFYLEDLLGCPVDLVTEKALRPELRPYVEQERVYV encoded by the coding sequence ATGGACAGACAACGTGCCCTGGAATTGCTGACCGCCAGCAAGCCGGTGCTGCAGGAGCGCTTCGGCGTGACCAGGCTGGCCCTGTTCGGCTCTACCGCGCGCGATTCGGCTACCAGTGCCAGCGATGTGGACGTGCTGGTGACCTTCGAAGGCCCGGCCACCTCCAAACGATACTTCGGCGTCCAGTTCTACCTGGAGGACCTGCTCGGCTGCCCGGTGGACCTGGTCACCGAGAAGGCGCTGCGGCCGGAGCTGCGGCCGTATGTCGAACAGGAGCGGGTGTATGTCTGA
- a CDS encoding helix-turn-helix transcriptional regulator, with amino-acid sequence MSPQASSHNAATRRRHAPVFAALGHETRLQLVSRLAAGDACSITQLCERTRLSRQAVTKHLLVLEHAGLMRGERLGRENRYSYQPAGVAELGAYLESISRQWDEALGRLKAFVEENP; translated from the coding sequence ATGTCACCGCAAGCAAGTAGCCACAACGCCGCCACGCGGCGCCGCCACGCACCGGTCTTCGCCGCGCTGGGCCACGAGACGAGACTGCAGCTCGTCTCGCGCCTGGCGGCGGGCGACGCCTGTTCCATCACGCAGCTCTGCGAGCGCACGCGCCTGTCGCGCCAGGCGGTGACCAAGCACCTGCTTGTGCTGGAGCACGCGGGCCTCATGCGCGGAGAGCGCCTTGGACGGGAGAACCGGTATAGCTATCAGCCCGCCGGCGTGGCCGAACTGGGCGCCTACCTGGAGTCGATCTCCCGGCAGTGGGACGAGGCGCTGGGGCGGTTGAAGGCGTTTGTTGAGGAGAATCCATGA
- a CDS encoding ABC transporter substrate-binding protein, translated as MMTVLAFGLALNLAAAAVAEPGVTGGEVVVGQTCALGGPAQSLGQGMQVGIQAAFAHVNANGGINGRQVRLVSKDDGYEPDLAIANTRALIDQDQVFMLIGGVGTPTAKAIVPIADAAGVPFFGPFTGAEFLRTPFNRNVVNVRGSYFQEMETQAAYLVDKLGYQRIACFYQNDPYGKAGLEGIEKALARRNLQLAATGTYERNTTAVKGGLMAVKSGDPQAVVMVGAYQPCAEFIKLAKSIGMTSVTYTNISFVGTDALVAALGDAGEGGIISQVVCYPWDTKVPLVAEYTASLAKHQPTAQPGFVSLEGYMVGKLFCQVAAKCGGNLTRAAFLDALATTGTFDLGGVTLQFGAQDHQGMDTIYMTVIQGGKAVPLADNPM; from the coding sequence ATGATGACCGTGCTGGCTTTCGGGCTGGCTCTCAATCTCGCCGCGGCCGCGGTCGCCGAACCGGGCGTGACCGGCGGCGAAGTTGTTGTCGGCCAGACGTGCGCCCTTGGCGGACCGGCCCAGTCGCTCGGCCAAGGCATGCAGGTCGGGATCCAGGCCGCCTTCGCCCACGTGAATGCCAATGGCGGCATCAACGGTCGCCAGGTGCGCCTGGTGAGCAAGGACGACGGCTACGAGCCCGACCTGGCCATCGCCAACACCCGCGCCCTGATCGACCAGGACCAGGTCTTCATGCTGATCGGCGGCGTCGGCACACCCACCGCCAAGGCGATCGTGCCGATCGCGGACGCCGCCGGCGTACCGTTCTTCGGTCCGTTCACCGGCGCCGAGTTCCTGCGCACGCCGTTCAACCGCAACGTGGTGAACGTGCGTGGAAGCTACTTCCAGGAGATGGAGACGCAGGCGGCCTATCTGGTCGACAAGCTGGGCTACCAGCGCATCGCTTGCTTCTACCAGAACGACCCCTACGGCAAGGCCGGGCTCGAGGGCATCGAGAAGGCCCTCGCGCGCCGCAACCTGCAGTTGGCCGCCACCGGCACCTACGAGCGCAATACGACCGCGGTCAAGGGCGGCCTGATGGCGGTCAAGAGCGGCGACCCGCAGGCCGTGGTCATGGTCGGTGCCTACCAGCCGTGCGCCGAGTTCATCAAGCTGGCCAAATCGATCGGCATGACCAGCGTCACGTACACGAACATCTCGTTCGTGGGCACGGACGCGCTGGTCGCCGCGCTCGGCGACGCCGGCGAGGGCGGCATCATCTCGCAGGTCGTCTGCTATCCGTGGGACACGAAGGTGCCCCTGGTGGCCGAGTACACGGCCAGCCTGGCGAAGCACCAGCCGACAGCGCAGCCGGGCTTCGTGTCGCTCGAGGGCTATATGGTCGGCAAGCTCTTCTGCCAGGTCGCAGCGAAGTGCGGCGGCAACCTCACGCGCGCTGCCTTCCTCGACGCCCTGGCCACGACCGGCACCTTTGATCTGGGCGGTGTCACGCTGCAGTTCGGGGCACAGGACCACCAAGGCATGGACACGATTTACATGACCGTGATCCAGGGCGGCAAGGCCGTGCCGCTGGCCGACAACCCGATGTAA